A window of the Nyctibius grandis isolate bNycGra1 chromosome 9, bNycGra1.pri, whole genome shotgun sequence genome harbors these coding sequences:
- the INO80D gene encoding INO80 complex subunit D, which produces MYEGKHIHFSEVDNKPLCSYSPKLCKQRRLNGYAFCIRHVLEDKTAPFKQCEYVAKYNSQRCTNPIPKSEDRRYCNSHLQVLGFIPKKERKKKNDPIEEVKVRHQMDAMAFSLTVPTLALKMPNGLDGMSLSPPGARLPLHYLDTELEDPFAFNEEDDDLKKGATVRKKLQSKLAQNRQRQRETEILKVRQEHFSPLPAPLQQQPLQQQHSHLPPSSASLKPTGLPQGIVCKSPQPPNTSLPMQGVAPTTHTIAQARQLSNKRPLPLLPPARAPVTDPPRTDRVLMKATAFSPHSSCMSRLQRLVKLCTRKQQLDTDLFPHLGLDWSEDSGEELEDSEQTSPYQVAWSIRETLGYERHESDDDNADDRSSRVTRLCTYFQQKYKHLCRLERAESRQKKCRHTLRKALLQAASREPERAGQLIQELRRATCARTSTSQARQRDAEPTTCSGTSKGEQCTNKALPFTRHCFQHILLNRSQQLFSSCTAKFADGQQCSVPVFDITHQTPLCEEHAKKMDNFLRGDSSRKVQHQQQRKPRKKTKPPALTKKHKKKRRRGPRRPQKPIPPAVPQGNLTMPASVSLPVEMPHIRSPSTPELSADELPDDIANEITDIPHDLELNQEDFSDVLPRLPDDLQDFDFFEGKNGDLLPTTEEAEELERALQAVTSLECLSTIGVLTQTDGVPVQELSDRGIGVFSTGAGAPGMQSLSRDVNTDLGELLNGRIVHDNFSGLELDENLLRSATLSNPPTPLAGQIQGQFSAPANVGLTSATLISQSGLGERAFPGQFHGLHDGSHASQRPHPAQLLSKADDLITSRQQYSSDHSHSSPHGSHYDSEHVPSPYSDHITSPHTTSFSGDNLAATFSAEIPMMAQHLLPTQLDVPLSGVVNPRTHWGNLPVNLGDPSPFSNLLGADGHLLSTSLSTPPTTSHSETTQPAFATVTPNSSSVLPGLPQTSFSGMGPASAELMASTSPKQQLPQFSAAFGHQLSSHSGIPKDLQPSHSSIAPPTGFAVTGATATSTNNASAPFTTSN; this is translated from the exons ATGTATGAAGGCAAACACATACACTTCTCTGAGGTTGACAATAAGCCCTTATGCTCATATAGCCCCAAACTGTGCAAGCAGAGGCGACTTAACGGCTACGCCTTCTGCATCAGACACGTTCTGGAGGACAAGACTGCCCCCTTCAAGCAATGTGAATATGTGGCCAAGTATAACAGCCAACGCTGCACCAACCCCATCCCCAAATCTGAGGACCGTAG GTACTGCAACAGCCACCTGCAGGTACTTGGCTTTATACcgaaaaaggagaggaagaaaaagaatgaccCCATAGAGGAGGTAAAGGTCAGGCATCAGATGGATGCTATGGCCTTCAGTCTGACAGTGCCCACCCTGGCCTTGAAGATGCCCAATGGACTGGATGGGAtgtccctctcccctccagggGCTAGGCTTCCTCTCCACTACCTGGACACAGAATTAGAAGACCCCTTTGCTTTCAACGAGGAGGATGATGACCTAAAGAAAGGGGCAACAGTGAGGAAGAAGTTGCAGAGCAAGTTGGCTCAAAACCGGCAGCgccagagagagacagagattttaaaagttCGCCAAGAGCACTTTAGCCCCCTTCCTGCAcctttgcagcagcagcctctgcagcagcagcactcccATCTGCCACCTTCATCAGCTTCGTTAAAGCCGACAGGGCTACCGCAGGGCATAGTCTGCAAGTCACCTCAACCTCCGAACACCAGCCTACCGATGCAGGGAGTGGCACCCACCACACACACTATAGCACAAGCCCGGCAGTTGTCTAACAAGAGacctctgcctctcctgccaCCTGCTAGGGCTCCTGTCACGGACCCTCCAAGGACTGATCGGGTCCTCATGAAAGCCACAGCCTTTTCTCCGCACTCGTCCTGCATGAGCCGGCTACAGAGACTGGTGAAACTGTGCACTCGAAAACAGCAGCTGGACACTGATCTGTTTCCACATCTAG GGCTGGATTGGTCTGAAGACAGTGGAGAAGAGTTGGAGGATTCAGAGCAAACCTCCCCTTACCAGGTTGCATGGTCTATCCGAGAAACCCTCGGCTATGAGAGACATGA GTCCGATGATGACAACGCAGATGACAGGAGTTCCAGGGTGACCAGACTTTGCACTTACTTTCAGCAGAAATACAAGCACCTCTGCCGCCTGGAGCGGGCAGAATCTCGCCAGAAGAAATGCCGGCATACACTCCGGAAAGCCTTGCTGCAGGCGGCCAGCAGAGAGCCGGAGCGTGCTGGGCAACTGATTCAAGAACTCCGAAGAGCTACGTGTGCTCGTACCAG cacaagCCAAGCAAGGCAGAGAGATGCAGAACCAACAACCTGTAGTGGGACTTCGAAGGGAGAACAGTGCACTAACAAGGCCCTTCCATTCACCAGGCATTGTTTTCAGC ATATCTTATTGAACCGTTCTCAGCAGCTCTTCTCAAGTTGCACAGCCAAGTTTGCGGATGGTCAACAGTGCTCTGTGCCAGTTTTTGACATTACACATCAGACACCTCTGTGTGAAGAACATGCCAAAAAAATG GACAATTTCTTGAGAGGGGACAGCTCCCGTAAAgttcagcaccagcagcagaggaaaccCAGGAAAAAAACGAAGCCACCTGCACTTACcaaaaaacacaagaagaagagaaggcgAGGCCCACGCCGGCCCCAGAAACCCATTCCTCCTGCAGTGCCCCAAGGGAACCTCACCATGCctgccagtgtctcactgccAGTAGAGATGCCCCACATACG GAGCCCCTCCACACCAGAGCTGAGTGCCGATGAGCTGCCTGATGATATCGCCAACGAAATCACAGACATTCCACATGACTTGGAATTGAATCAGGAGGACTTCTCTGATGTCCTGCCACGGCTGCCCGATGACTTGCaagattttgatttctttgaag GTAAAAATGGAGATCTTCTTCCAACTACAGAAGAGGCTGAAGAACTGGAACGAGCCCTGCAGGCTGTAACTTCTCTTGAGTGCCTGAGTACCATTGGAGTACTTACACAGACAGATGGTGTGCCAGTTCAGGAGCTGTCAGATAGAGGGATAGGGGTGTTCTCTACAGGTGCTGGAGCTCCAGGAATGCAGTCCTTGAGTCGAGATGTTAATACGGATCTGGGGGAGCTGTTGAATGGGCGTATAGTACATGATAATTTCTCCGGTCTGGAGCTGGATGAGAACTTGCTCCGTTCTGCTACCTTGTCCAACCCACCTACGCCCCTGGCAGGGCAGATCCAGGGGCAATTCTCAGCCCCAGCCAACGTTGGCCTTACTTCTGCCACTCTCATAAGCCAGAGTGGCCTTGGGGAGAGAGCCTTCCCAGGACAGTTTCATGGACTTCATGATGGCAGCCATGCCTCCCAGAGGccccaccctgcccagctgctgagCAAGGCAGATGACCTGATCACCTCACGACAGCAATACAGCAGTGACCATTCACACTCCTCACCCCATGGAAGCCATTATGATAGTGAGCATGTGCCGTCTCCCTACAGTGACCATATCACATCCCCTCACACCACATCCTTTTCTGGTGATAACTTGGCAGCTACCTTCTCAGCAGAGATACCCATGATGGCACAGCACTTGCTCCCAACTCAGCTGGATGTGCCACTTAGCGGGGTGGTCAACCCCAGAACTCACTGGGGGAATCTTCCTGTCAATCTTGGGGACCCCTCTCCGTTTAGCAACCTTCTTGGTGCAGATGGACACCTCCTGTCCACCTCCCTGTCCACACCACCTACCACCTCGCACTCAGAGACCACACAGCCTGCCTTCGCCACTGTGACCCCCAACAGCTCCAGTGTGCTTCCGGGGTTACCGCAGACCAGTTTTAGTGGCATGGGTCCTGCCTCCGCTGAACTCATGGCCTCCACCTCCCCTAAACAACAGCTCCCTCAGTTCAGCGCAGCCTTCGGGCACCAGCTGAGCTCCCACAGTGGCATCCCCAAGGACCTGCAGCCCAGCCACAGCTCCATAGCTCCTCCCACGGGCTTCGCAGTGACTGGTGCCACCGCTACCAGTACCAATAACGCATCTGCGCCCTTCACCACCTCCAACTGA